From uncultured Roseateles sp., the proteins below share one genomic window:
- a CDS encoding bifunctional enoyl-CoA hydratase/phosphate acetyltransferase has translation MTDLPQAPPADDLSRVRNRTFDEITVGETACIERTLTAEDIQLFAVLSGDANPQHLDHDFAEASRFHGVIAHGMLGGALISAVLGTRLPGPGTIYLGQTLKFLAPVRIGDQLRISVTVSARDEVKKRLKLACACVNQDGVSVITGEAEVIAPTEHIERARTTLPEVRLTTGNDGLQRLLDHVRPFGAIRVAVVHPCDAVSLSAALDAQAAGLITPVLVAPRARLEAVAKEAGLDLSGQLIEDVPHSHAAALRAVELAVRGEVEALMKGSLHTDELMAAVVAAGTGLRTKRRISHCFLMQTPAYPRPFIITDAAINITPSLEDKADIIRNAITLAHAIGVEQPRVAILAAVETVNPHMPATLDAAALCKMADRGQITGALLDGPLAFDNAVSIAAARIKGIVSEVAGRADVLVVPDLESGNMLAKQLEYLGGASSAGIVMGARVPIVLTSRADSRESRIASCAIALLLAQRYRSTPP, from the coding sequence ATGACCGATCTGCCCCAAGCCCCGCCCGCCGACGACCTCAGCCGTGTGCGCAACCGCACCTTCGACGAGATCACCGTCGGCGAGACCGCCTGCATCGAGCGCACGCTGACTGCCGAGGACATCCAGCTGTTCGCCGTGCTCTCGGGTGACGCCAATCCCCAGCACCTGGACCATGACTTTGCCGAGGCCTCGCGCTTTCACGGCGTGATCGCCCACGGCATGCTGGGCGGTGCGCTGATCTCGGCCGTGCTGGGCACGCGCCTGCCCGGCCCCGGCACGATCTACCTCGGCCAGACGCTGAAGTTCCTGGCGCCGGTGCGCATCGGCGACCAGCTGCGCATCAGCGTCACCGTCAGCGCCCGCGACGAGGTAAAGAAGCGGCTGAAGCTGGCCTGCGCCTGCGTCAATCAGGACGGCGTCAGCGTCATCACCGGCGAGGCCGAGGTGATCGCCCCGACCGAGCACATCGAACGCGCACGCACCACCCTGCCCGAGGTGCGGCTGACGACCGGCAATGACGGCCTGCAGCGCCTGCTGGACCATGTGCGGCCCTTCGGCGCGATCCGCGTGGCCGTCGTCCATCCCTGCGACGCGGTCAGCCTGTCGGCCGCACTGGATGCACAGGCCGCTGGCCTGATCACGCCGGTGCTGGTGGCCCCGCGAGCGCGGCTGGAGGCGGTGGCCAAGGAGGCCGGGCTGGACCTCAGCGGCCAGCTCATCGAAGACGTGCCGCACAGCCATGCCGCCGCGCTGCGTGCGGTCGAGCTGGCGGTGCGCGGCGAGGTCGAGGCCCTGATGAAGGGCAGCCTGCACACCGACGAGCTGATGGCCGCCGTGGTGGCCGCCGGCACCGGCCTGCGCACCAAGCGCCGCATCAGCCACTGCTTCCTGATGCAGACGCCGGCCTATCCGCGCCCCTTCATCATCACCGACGCCGCGATCAACATCACGCCGTCGCTGGAAGACAAGGCCGACATCATCCGCAACGCGATCACCCTGGCTCATGCGATCGGCGTCGAGCAGCCGCGGGTGGCCATCCTGGCCGCGGTGGAGACTGTCAACCCGCACATGCCAGCCACGCTGGACGCCGCCGCGCTGTGCAAGATGGCCGACCGCGGCCAGATCACCGGCGCGCTGCTGGACGGGCCCCTGGCCTTCGACAACGCGGTGTCGATCGCCGCGGCCCGCATCAAGGGCATCGTCTCCGAAGTGGCCGGCCGTGCCGACGTGCTGGTCGTGCCCGATCTGGAGAGCGGCAATATGCTGGCCAAGCAGCTGGAGTACCTGGGCGGCGCGTCCAGCGCCGGCATCGTGATGGGCGCCCGCGTGCCCATCGTGCTGACCAGCCGGGCCGACTCGCGCGAATCGCGCATCGCCTCCTGTGCCATCGCCCTGCTGCTGGCGCAGCGCTACCGGAGCACGCCGCCGTGA
- a CDS encoding acetate/propionate family kinase codes for MNPVVVVLNCGSSSIKFALYEAAVSPLPRTPLWGGKIEGLGSGDSYHQALDQIRQRILNRLEGRPIAAIAHRVVHGGSKYAAPVRVDAAVLADLRAYIPLAPLHQPFALEAIAVLLQARPDLPQVACFDTAFHHTLARVEQMLPLSYAAWERGLRRYGFHGLSYEYMAIALAERHGALAQGRTLVAHLGSGASLCAMQGLQSVATTMGFSALDGLMMGTRCGALDPGALLYLMEIEKLSLEQVGHLLYHESGLLGLSGVSSDPRELLAQEAGNPRVQAALDLYVRRIVREIGALVAVLGGLDLLVFTAGVGEHNAEIRARICAGLGFLGLALDEAANAGNASTISSSASPVRVAVEPTNEEWIAARDALACLNSPG; via the coding sequence GTGAACCCCGTCGTTGTCGTGCTCAATTGCGGCTCGTCCAGCATCAAGTTCGCGCTGTACGAAGCCGCTGTCTCGCCGCTGCCGCGTACGCCGCTGTGGGGCGGCAAGATCGAGGGCCTGGGCAGTGGGGACTCGTATCACCAGGCGCTGGACCAGATCCGCCAGCGCATACTCAACCGGCTCGAAGGCCGGCCGATCGCCGCCATTGCCCACCGCGTCGTCCACGGTGGCAGCAAATACGCCGCCCCGGTGCGGGTGGACGCCGCCGTGCTGGCCGATCTGCGCGCCTACATCCCGCTGGCGCCACTGCACCAGCCGTTTGCGCTGGAGGCGATAGCGGTGTTGCTGCAGGCCCGGCCCGACCTGCCTCAGGTGGCCTGTTTCGACACCGCCTTCCACCACACGCTGGCCCGGGTCGAGCAGATGCTGCCGCTGTCCTACGCGGCCTGGGAGCGGGGCCTGCGCCGCTATGGCTTTCACGGCCTGTCCTACGAGTACATGGCGATCGCACTGGCCGAGCGCCACGGTGCCCTGGCCCAGGGACGCACGCTCGTCGCCCATCTGGGCAGCGGCGCCAGCCTGTGCGCCATGCAAGGGCTGCAAAGCGTGGCCACGACGATGGGCTTCTCGGCACTGGACGGCCTGATGATGGGCACGCGCTGCGGCGCGCTGGACCCCGGCGCCCTGCTGTACCTGATGGAGATCGAGAAGCTCAGCCTCGAGCAGGTCGGCCATCTGCTGTATCACGAGTCCGGGCTGCTGGGCCTGTCGGGGGTGTCGTCCGACCCGCGCGAGCTGCTGGCGCAAGAGGCCGGCAATCCCCGCGTGCAGGCCGCGCTGGATCTGTACGTGCGCCGCATCGTGCGCGAGATCGGCGCGCTGGTGGCGGTGCTGGGCGGGCTGGACCTGCTGGTCTTCACCGCCGGCGTCGGCGAGCACAACGCCGAGATCCGGGCGCGCATCTGCGCCGGCCTGGGTTTTCTGGGGCTGGCGCTGGATGAGGCGGCCAACGCCGGCAACGCGAGCACGATTTCGTCGTCCGCCAGCCCCGTGCGCGTGGCAGTGGAGCCGACCAACGAGGAATGGATCGCGGCACGGGATGCGCTGGCCTGCCTGAACAGCCCCGGCTGA
- a CDS encoding alpha/beta hydrolase, with amino-acid sequence MVKMMAKKRSTVGDLRGGLRLIVDGVSGVTGIVEAMHSRITRVARPVGPVAEKPTRGLTGLVYRSIQGTNRLVGRGLDSALARAEASLQASLRDLPESQRTPRSDALVSALNGVMGDHLVSSGNPLAITLQLHPLLPPAGGKVLLLIHGLCMNDQQWARKGHDHGQALADSLGYAAVYARYNTGQHISINGRELAGQLEHMLTGWPEPVTELAIIGHSMGGLVARSAVHQARAAGMAWPGVLNKLILLGSPHHGAPLERGGNWLHRGLGVSSYAAPLTRLSGLRSAGITDLRHGNLLDADWNDDTRFAQADSRSTLPLPDGVACYALAGSLSPKTPAGRAADWLGDGLVPVASALGLHEQPDRDLQIPAAHQWVARGVNHLDLLSDKGVYRRLRQWLAE; translated from the coding sequence ATGGTCAAGATGATGGCGAAGAAGCGCAGCACCGTCGGCGACCTGCGCGGCGGGCTGCGGCTGATCGTCGACGGCGTCAGCGGCGTGACCGGCATCGTCGAGGCCATGCATTCGCGCATCACCCGAGTGGCGCGGCCCGTGGGCCCGGTGGCCGAGAAGCCGACGCGTGGCCTCACCGGCCTCGTCTACCGCAGCATCCAGGGCACGAACCGTCTGGTCGGCAGGGGGCTGGACAGCGCACTGGCACGGGCCGAGGCCAGCCTGCAGGCCTCGCTGCGTGACTTGCCCGAGAGCCAGCGCACGCCGCGCAGCGACGCGCTGGTCTCGGCGCTGAACGGTGTGATGGGTGATCACCTGGTGAGCAGCGGCAATCCTCTGGCGATCACCCTGCAGCTGCACCCGCTGCTGCCGCCTGCTGGCGGCAAAGTGCTGCTGCTGATCCACGGCCTGTGCATGAACGACCAGCAATGGGCGCGCAAGGGCCACGACCACGGACAGGCGCTGGCCGACTCACTCGGCTATGCCGCCGTCTATGCCCGCTACAACACCGGCCAGCACATCTCGATCAATGGCCGGGAGCTGGCCGGGCAGCTGGAGCACATGCTGACGGGCTGGCCCGAGCCGGTCACCGAGCTGGCCATCATCGGCCACAGCATGGGTGGCCTGGTCGCCCGCAGCGCCGTGCACCAGGCGCGGGCGGCCGGCATGGCCTGGCCCGGGGTGTTGAACAAGCTGATCCTGCTGGGCAGCCCCCACCATGGCGCGCCGCTGGAGCGCGGCGGCAACTGGTTGCACCGTGGCCTGGGCGTCAGCTCCTATGCCGCGCCGCTGACGCGGCTGTCGGGCCTGCGCAGCGCCGGCATCACCGACCTGCGCCACGGCAATCTGCTGGACGCCGACTGGAATGACGACACCCGCTTTGCCCAGGCCGACTCGCGCAGCACCCTGCCCCTGCCCGATGGCGTGGCCTGCTACGCCTTGGCCGGCAGCCTCAGCCCCAAGACTCCTGCGGGCAGAGCCGCCGACTGGCTCGGCGACGGCCTGGTGCCGGTGGCCAGCGCCCTGGGCCTTCACGAGCAGCCCGACCGCGATCTCCAGATCCCGGCCGCGCACCAGTGGGTGGCGCGCGGCGTCAATCACCTGGATCTGCTCAGCGACAAGGGCGTATACCGACGCCTGCGGCAATGGCTGGCGGAATGA
- a CDS encoding SirB2 family protein, with amino-acid sequence MYSYDQQMTEIHALLAWAFVALFLIRGVALQLGVSWVADMLVLVFGALVLLIITGLSLWMLRYYNPLNDSWLLAKLLAFAAYGFVAHRAMGQGELRLPEYLAALVLLAYVVGVSYTRSAALGLLG; translated from the coding sequence ATGTACTCCTACGACCAGCAGATGACCGAGATCCATGCCTTGCTGGCCTGGGCTTTTGTGGCGCTATTCCTGATACGCGGTGTGGCCCTGCAACTGGGCGTCAGCTGGGTGGCCGACATGCTGGTGCTGGTGTTCGGCGCCCTGGTGCTGCTCATCATCACCGGCCTCAGCCTGTGGATGCTGCGCTACTACAACCCCTTGAACGACAGCTGGCTGCTGGCCAAGCTGCTGGCCTTTGCCGCCTACGGCTTTGTCGCCCACCGGGCCATGGGCCAGGGGGAGTTGCGCCTGCCCGAGTATCTGGCGGCCCTGGTGCTGCTGGCCTATGTCGTGGGCGTGTCCTACACCCGCAGCGCTGCCCTGGGCCTGCTCGGCTGA
- the gltA gene encoding citrate synthase yields MTPSDVKATLSFSDGSPSMELPLYKGSIGPDVIDIRKLYAQTGKFTYDPGFLSTASCNSTITYIDGDKGELLYRGYPIEQLATNCDFLETCYLLLKGELPDAAQKEDFVGRVTNHTMVNEQMQFFLRGFRRDAHPMAVLTGLVGALSAFYHDSTDINNPQHREIAAIRLIAKLPTLVAMAYKYTVGQPYIYPKNDLGYTANFMRMMFATPCEEYVPNEVLVRAMDRIFILHADHEQNASTSTVRLCGSSGTNPFAAIAAGVACLWGPAHGGANEAALNMLEDIQRNGGVEKIGEFIKQVKDKNSNVKLMGFGHRVYKNYDPRAKLMRETCHEVLNALGLHDDPLFKLAMALEKIALEDDYFVSRKLYPNVDFYSGIVQRAVGIPVSLFTAIFALARTVGWIAQLNEMIGDPEYKIGRPRQLFVGSERRDVKPMAQR; encoded by the coding sequence ATGACCCCGTCAGACGTGAAAGCCACACTGTCGTTCTCCGACGGCAGCCCCAGCATGGAGCTGCCCCTGTACAAGGGCAGCATCGGTCCGGACGTGATCGACATCCGCAAGCTGTATGCCCAGACCGGCAAGTTCACCTACGACCCGGGCTTTCTGTCCACCGCCTCGTGCAACTCGACCATCACCTATATCGATGGCGACAAGGGCGAGCTGCTGTACCGCGGCTACCCGATCGAGCAGCTGGCCACCAACTGCGACTTCCTGGAAACCTGCTATCTGCTGCTGAAGGGTGAGCTGCCCGATGCGGCGCAGAAGGAAGACTTCGTCGGCCGCGTCACCAACCACACGATGGTGAACGAGCAGATGCAGTTCTTCCTGCGCGGCTTCCGCCGTGACGCACACCCGATGGCGGTGCTGACCGGCCTGGTCGGCGCGTTGTCGGCCTTCTATCACGACAGCACGGACATCAACAATCCGCAGCACCGTGAGATCGCCGCCATCCGCCTGATCGCCAAGCTGCCCACGCTGGTGGCCATGGCCTACAAGTACACCGTCGGCCAGCCCTACATCTACCCGAAGAACGATCTGGGCTACACCGCGAACTTCATGCGCATGATGTTCGCCACGCCCTGCGAAGAGTACGTGCCCAACGAAGTGCTGGTGCGTGCGATGGACCGCATCTTCATCCTGCACGCCGACCACGAGCAGAATGCTTCCACCTCGACCGTGCGCCTGTGCGGCTCGTCGGGCACCAACCCGTTTGCGGCGATCGCCGCCGGCGTGGCCTGCCTGTGGGGTCCGGCCCACGGCGGCGCAAACGAAGCCGCGCTGAACATGCTGGAAGACATCCAGCGCAACGGCGGCGTCGAGAAGATTGGCGAGTTCATCAAGCAGGTCAAGGACAAGAACTCCAACGTCAAGCTGATGGGCTTCGGTCACCGTGTCTACAAGAACTACGACCCGCGCGCCAAGCTGATGCGCGAGACCTGCCACGAGGTGCTCAATGCCCTGGGCCTGCATGACGACCCGCTGTTCAAGCTGGCCATGGCCCTGGAAAAGATCGCCCTGGAAGACGACTACTTCGTGTCGCGCAAGCTCTACCCGAACGTCGACTTCTACTCGGGCATCGTGCAGCGCGCCGTGGGCATCCCGGTCAGCCTGTTCACCGCCATCTTCGCGCTGGCCCGCACGGTGGGCTGGATCGCCCAGCTCAACGAGATGATTGGCGACCCCGAGTACAAGATCGGCCGCCCGCGCCAGCTCTTCGTCGGCTCCGAGCGCCGTGACGTCAAGCCGATGGCTCAGCGCTGA
- a CDS encoding succinate dehydrogenase assembly factor 2 — protein MDTLLSERSLSKLRWRCRRGLLENDLLIERFFNTYAHTLTEAQGQGMNALMELADNDLLDLLLSRKEPGPELDLPEVREVLGMLKPVPHLSFPPIPRTPEESI, from the coding sequence ATGGATACCCTTCTGAGTGAGCGGTCATTGAGCAAGCTGCGTTGGCGTTGCCGGCGCGGCCTGCTAGAAAACGATCTGCTGATTGAGCGGTTCTTCAATACCTATGCTCACACGCTGACCGAAGCGCAGGGGCAGGGCATGAATGCCTTGATGGAACTGGCCGACAACGACCTGCTGGACTTGCTGCTCTCGCGCAAGGAGCCCGGCCCCGAGTTGGACTTGCCCGAAGTTCGTGAGGTGCTGGGCATGCTCAAGCCCGTACCTCATCTGTCATTCCCCCCGATACCACGAACCCCAGAGGAATCAATATGA
- a CDS encoding succinate dehydrogenase iron-sulfur subunit, producing the protein MTKRTFQIYRYDPDKDAKPYMQTLEVELDGSERMLLDALGKLKAVDPSLSFRRSCREGVCGSDAMNINGKNGLACLTNMLTLPGTIVLKPLPGLPVIRDLIVDMTQFFKQYDSIKPYLVNDTPPPDKERLQLPVERDELNGLYECILCASCSTACPSFWWNPDKFVGPAGLLQAYRFIADSRDHATAERLDNLEDPYRLFRCHTIMNCVDVCPKGLNPSKAIGKIKELMVRRAI; encoded by the coding sequence ATGACCAAGCGCACCTTCCAGATCTACCGCTACGACCCGGACAAAGATGCCAAGCCCTATATGCAGACGCTGGAAGTCGAGCTGGACGGCTCCGAGCGCATGCTGCTGGACGCCCTGGGCAAGCTCAAGGCGGTGGACCCGAGCTTGAGCTTCCGTCGCAGCTGCCGCGAAGGCGTGTGCGGCTCGGACGCGATGAACATCAATGGCAAGAATGGTCTGGCCTGCCTGACCAATATGCTGACCCTGCCCGGCACCATCGTGTTGAAGCCGCTACCCGGCCTGCCCGTGATCCGCGACCTGATCGTGGACATGACGCAGTTCTTCAAGCAGTACGACTCGATCAAGCCCTACCTCGTCAATGACACGCCGCCGCCCGACAAGGAGCGCCTGCAGCTGCCGGTCGAGCGTGACGAGCTCAACGGCCTGTACGAGTGCATTCTGTGCGCCAGCTGCTCCACCGCCTGCCCCAGCTTCTGGTGGAACCCCGACAAGTTCGTCGGACCGGCCGGTCTGCTGCAGGCCTACCGCTTCATTGCCGACAGCCGCGACCATGCCACGGCCGAGCGCCTGGACAATCTCGAAGATCCCTACCGCCTGTTCCGCTGCCACACCATCATGAATTGTGTGGACGTCTGCCCCAAGGGCCTGAACCCCAGCAAGGCGATCGGCAAGATCAAAGAGCTGATGGTCAGGCGCGCGATCTGA
- the sdhA gene encoding succinate dehydrogenase flavoprotein subunit gives MTVATLIPKRKFDVVIVGAGGSGMRASLQLSLAGLNVAVLSKVFPTRSHTVAAQGGIGASLGNMSEDNWHYHFFDTVKGSDWLGDQDAIEYMCREAPKVVYELEHFGMPFDRNPDGTIYQRPFGGHTANYGEKPVQRACAAADRTGHAMLHTLYQQNVKARTQFFVEWMALDLIRDAEGDVCGVTALEMETGELHIMEAKTVLLATGGAGRIFAASTNAFINTGDGLGMAARAGIPLEDMEFWQFHPTGVHNAGVLLTEGCRGEGAILRNVNGERFMERYAPTLKDLAPRDFVSRCMDQEIKEGRGCGPNKDYIQLDMTHLGGETIMKRLPSVFEIGHNFANVDITKEPIPVVPTIHYQMGGIPTNIHGQVVVPKDGQPNTVVNGLYAVGECACVSVHGANRLGTNSLLDLLVFGRAAGNHIVDSGLKGKTHKPLPADAADRSVARLARLDGSSSGEYAQDVANDLRSAMQQHAGVFRTQAMLNEGVSQIAEIAKRVKNITLKDKSKVFNTARIEALEVENLIEAAQATIVSAAARTESRGAHTVDDYADSPEFPNGRNDKQWMKHTLWYSEGNRLDYKPVNLKPLTAESIPPKVRTF, from the coding sequence ATGACGGTGGCAACTTTGATTCCGAAGCGTAAATTTGACGTGGTCATCGTCGGGGCCGGTGGCTCCGGCATGCGTGCCTCGCTGCAACTGTCGCTGGCCGGCCTGAATGTGGCCGTGCTGAGCAAGGTGTTCCCGACGCGCTCGCACACGGTAGCCGCGCAGGGGGGCATCGGCGCCTCGCTGGGCAATATGAGCGAGGACAACTGGCATTACCACTTCTTCGACACCGTCAAGGGTTCGGACTGGCTCGGTGACCAGGATGCGATTGAATACATGTGCCGCGAAGCACCTAAGGTCGTCTACGAGCTTGAGCATTTCGGCATGCCCTTCGACCGCAACCCGGACGGCACGATCTACCAGCGCCCCTTCGGTGGCCACACGGCCAACTATGGCGAGAAGCCGGTGCAGCGTGCCTGCGCCGCCGCCGACCGCACCGGCCACGCCATGCTGCACACGCTGTACCAGCAGAACGTCAAGGCGCGCACTCAGTTCTTCGTCGAATGGATGGCGCTGGACCTGATCCGTGACGCCGAGGGCGATGTCTGCGGCGTCACCGCGCTGGAAATGGAAACCGGCGAGCTGCACATCATGGAAGCCAAGACCGTGCTGCTGGCCACCGGTGGGGCAGGGCGCATCTTCGCCGCCTCGACCAATGCCTTCATCAACACCGGTGACGGCCTGGGCATGGCGGCCCGCGCCGGCATCCCGCTGGAGGACATGGAGTTCTGGCAGTTCCATCCGACCGGCGTGCACAACGCCGGCGTGCTGCTGACCGAAGGCTGCCGCGGCGAAGGCGCCATCCTGCGCAACGTCAATGGCGAACGTTTCATGGAGCGCTATGCGCCGACCCTGAAAGACCTGGCCCCGCGTGACTTCGTGTCGCGCTGCATGGACCAGGAAATCAAGGAAGGCCGTGGCTGTGGCCCGAACAAGGACTACATCCAGCTGGACATGACCCACCTGGGCGGCGAGACCATCATGAAGCGCCTGCCCAGCGTGTTCGAGATCGGCCACAACTTCGCCAACGTCGACATCACCAAGGAACCGATCCCCGTGGTGCCGACGATCCACTACCAGATGGGCGGCATCCCGACCAATATCCACGGCCAGGTGGTCGTGCCCAAGGACGGCCAGCCCAACACCGTGGTGAACGGCCTGTATGCGGTCGGCGAATGTGCCTGCGTCAGCGTGCACGGTGCCAACCGCCTGGGCACCAACTCGCTGCTGGACCTGCTGGTGTTCGGCCGTGCAGCCGGCAACCACATCGTCGACTCGGGCCTGAAGGGCAAGACGCACAAGCCGCTGCCGGCCGACGCGGCCGACCGTTCGGTCGCGCGCCTGGCGCGTCTGGATGGCAGCAGCTCGGGTGAGTATGCCCAAGACGTGGCCAACGACCTGCGCAGCGCGATGCAGCAACATGCCGGCGTGTTCCGCACCCAGGCCATGCTCAACGAGGGCGTGAGCCAGATCGCCGAGATCGCCAAGCGGGTGAAGAACATCACCTTGAAAGACAAATCCAAGGTCTTCAACACCGCCCGCATCGAGGCGCTGGAGGTCGAGAATCTGATCGAGGCGGCGCAGGCCACCATCGTCTCCGCGGCGGCCCGCACCGAAAGCCGCGGCGCCCACACGGTGGACGACTACGCCGACAGCCCGGAGTTCCCGAACGGCCGCAATGACAAGCAGTGGATGAAGCACACGCTGTGGTACTCGGAGGGCAACCGCCTGGACTACAAGCCGGTGAACCTGAAGCCGCTGACGGCTGAATCGATCCCGCCGAAGGTTCGTACCTTCTAA
- the sdhD gene encoding succinate dehydrogenase, hydrophobic membrane anchor protein, with amino-acid sequence MNPNFGSKRLVVGAHYGARDWLAQRVTAVLMALFTIVLLAQVLISRGPIGYDKWAGIFSQQWMKFLTFTVIVSLLYHAWVGMRDIWMDYVQPVGVRLVMHVFTLVWLVGCAGWAIQVLWRL; translated from the coding sequence ATGAATCCCAATTTTGGATCCAAGCGCCTGGTCGTTGGCGCCCATTACGGTGCCCGCGACTGGCTCGCGCAGCGCGTCACCGCGGTGCTGATGGCCTTGTTCACGATCGTGCTGCTGGCGCAGGTGCTGATCTCCCGCGGCCCGATCGGCTACGACAAATGGGCGGGCATCTTCTCGCAGCAATGGATGAAGTTCCTGACCTTCACGGTCATTGTTTCGCTGCTGTACCACGCGTGGGTCGGTATGCGTGACATCTGGATGGACTATGTGCAGCCCGTCGGCGTTCGCCTGGTGATGCATGTGTTCACCCTTGTTTGGTTGGTGGGTTGTGCCGGTTGGGCAATCCAAGTGCTGTGGAGACTGTGA
- the sdhC gene encoding succinate dehydrogenase, cytochrome b556 subunit, which yields MAATQKQRPGTMRLIDAVQYRLPLAGVVSILHRASGMLMFLLMPFIIWMFDTSVSTEISYDQFTNAFVAGIGFLPGWFIKLVCLGLIWAYLHHFIAGVRHLWMDMTHSVSKEQGRSSAVITLASSLLLTAVLGAKLFGLY from the coding sequence ATGGCTGCAACTCAAAAACAAAGACCGGGAACCATGCGTCTGATCGACGCCGTGCAGTACCGTCTGCCACTGGCCGGGGTGGTCTCCATCCTGCATCGCGCCAGCGGCATGCTGATGTTCCTCCTGATGCCCTTCATCATCTGGATGTTCGACACCAGCGTCTCGACCGAAATCTCCTACGACCAATTCACCAACGCCTTTGTGGCCGGCATCGGCTTCCTGCCGGGCTGGTTCATCAAGCTGGTGTGCCTGGGCCTGATCTGGGCCTATCTGCACCACTTCATTGCCGGCGTGCGCCATCTGTGGATGGACATGACGCACAGCGTCAGCAAGGAGCAGGGCCGCTCCAGCGCTGTCATTACCTTGGCCTCGAGCCTGCTGCTGACCGCTGTCCTGGGCGCCAAGCTGTTCGGCCTGTACTGA